In the Pseudolabrys taiwanensis genome, one interval contains:
- the mfd gene encoding transcription-repair coupling factor, producing the protein MTVSVKSPAEALKPGKALTLAQVADGAEGLVLSDLARSIAAKPNAPAISLAVVCRDGQRMAALSRALAFFGPDLEIMEFPAWDCLPYDRVSPNAAVVAQRMTALSRLVRTKGRDKPSVLLTTINAASQRVPAREFVATHALSVAPGNVTGMASIVEWLELNGYLRASTVREPGEYAVRGGILDLFPPGMDMPVRLDFFGDALETIKTFDPQTQLSELPMRGLDLVPVAEFQLVTETIRRFRTGYIEQFGVASPDDLLYQSVSEGRRHPGMEHWLPLFQTSMETLFDYLPGTPLALEHLDEDAAHERFAQIADYYDARVEALKQGVLPPYKPLPPNKLYLTEDEWRAQLDRAARARLTPFAEPEGAGVIDVGAHAGHNFSAERNDPKANVFEAVAKHVMGLQSAGKRVAIALWSEGARERMSTVLGDHKLHNLQSVSSWPQALALPKSIIALGVLGIEAGFETGDTAIISEQDILGDRLVRPRRAQRRAENFIAEATSLAPGDLVVHVDHGIGRFVGLQAIEAAGAPHDCLEIHYADAAKLYLPVENVDLLSRYGSEETNVELDRLGGGSWQARKAKMKARILAIAGDLIKIAAERQLREAPKITVTPGAYDEFCAGFPYEETEDQLTAIDAALGDLAKGRPMDRLVCGDVGFGKTEVALRAAFDVAINGKQVAVIVPTTLLARQHFKTFSERFRGFPVNVAQASRLVTAKELAETKAGLAAGTVDIVVGTHALLGRGIKFKDLGLLIVDEEQHFGVTHKEKLKTLRSEVHVLTLSATPIPRTLQLALTGVRDLSIIASPPVDRLAVRTFVSPFDPVTVREALLREKYRGGQSFYVCPRIEDLAGAKDFLEKNVPEVRVAVAHGQMPPTVLDDIMSAFYDGKFDVLLSTTIVESGLDIPRANTLIVHRADMFGLSQLYQLRGRVGRSKLRAYALFTLPAQKSITPQAERRLKVLQSLDTLGAGFQVATHDLDIRGAGNLLGEEQSGHIKEVGFELYQQMLEEAVASLKAGITAPVEDRWAPQITIGTPLLIPEDYVADLSVRLALYRRLADMDEEGEIDSFAAELVDRFGKLPKEVDALLQVVGIKALSRKANIEKVDAGPKGVVLAFRDNQFANPEGLIGFIREYGPDAKIRNDKNGQRLVLLDDWETPEARLKGTAAILRRLAKIAGQAKAA; encoded by the coding sequence GTGACTGTTTCCGTGAAATCTCCCGCCGAGGCGCTCAAGCCCGGCAAGGCGCTGACTTTGGCGCAGGTCGCCGACGGCGCCGAAGGCCTGGTGCTGTCCGACCTCGCGCGTTCGATCGCCGCGAAGCCGAACGCACCCGCGATCTCGCTCGCTGTCGTCTGCCGCGACGGCCAGCGCATGGCGGCGCTGTCGCGCGCGCTGGCGTTCTTCGGGCCCGATCTCGAGATCATGGAGTTCCCGGCCTGGGACTGCTTGCCCTACGACCGCGTGTCGCCGAACGCCGCCGTGGTCGCGCAGCGCATGACGGCGCTGTCGCGTCTCGTGCGCACCAAGGGCCGCGATAAGCCGTCCGTTCTGCTGACCACCATCAACGCGGCGTCGCAGCGCGTGCCGGCGCGCGAATTCGTCGCGACGCATGCGCTCTCGGTCGCGCCCGGCAATGTCACGGGCATGGCCAGCATCGTCGAATGGCTCGAGCTCAATGGCTACCTGCGCGCCTCGACCGTGCGCGAGCCGGGCGAATACGCCGTGCGCGGCGGCATCCTCGATCTGTTTCCGCCGGGCATGGACATGCCGGTGCGGCTCGATTTCTTCGGCGACGCGCTTGAGACGATCAAGACCTTCGATCCGCAGACGCAGCTTTCCGAACTGCCGATGCGCGGGCTCGATCTCGTGCCGGTGGCGGAGTTCCAACTCGTCACCGAGACCATCCGCCGTTTCCGCACCGGTTACATCGAGCAGTTCGGCGTCGCGTCGCCCGACGATCTTCTCTACCAGTCGGTGAGCGAAGGCCGCCGCCATCCCGGCATGGAGCATTGGTTGCCGTTGTTCCAGACGTCGATGGAAACGCTGTTCGACTATCTGCCGGGCACGCCGCTGGCGCTCGAACATCTCGACGAGGACGCCGCGCACGAGCGCTTCGCGCAGATCGCCGACTATTACGATGCACGCGTCGAGGCGTTGAAGCAGGGCGTGCTGCCGCCCTACAAGCCGCTGCCGCCGAACAAGCTCTATCTCACGGAAGACGAATGGCGCGCTCAGCTCGACCGAGCGGCACGGGCGCGGCTCACGCCTTTCGCCGAGCCGGAAGGCGCCGGCGTCATCGATGTCGGCGCCCATGCCGGGCACAACTTCTCGGCCGAACGCAATGACCCCAAGGCCAATGTGTTCGAGGCGGTGGCCAAGCACGTGATGGGATTGCAGAGCGCCGGCAAGCGCGTCGCCATCGCCCTGTGGAGCGAAGGCGCGCGCGAGCGCATGTCGACCGTGCTCGGCGACCACAAGCTGCACAATCTGCAATCGGTTTCTTCCTGGCCGCAGGCTTTGGCGCTGCCCAAATCCATTATCGCGCTCGGCGTGCTCGGCATAGAAGCCGGATTCGAGACCGGCGACACCGCGATCATCAGCGAGCAGGACATCCTCGGCGACCGCCTGGTGCGGCCGCGCCGGGCGCAACGCCGCGCCGAGAACTTTATCGCCGAAGCGACCAGCCTCGCGCCGGGCGATCTCGTCGTGCACGTCGATCACGGCATCGGCCGTTTCGTCGGCCTGCAGGCGATCGAGGCTGCGGGCGCGCCGCACGACTGCCTCGAAATCCACTATGCCGATGCGGCCAAGCTGTATCTGCCGGTCGAGAACGTCGATCTTCTGTCGCGCTATGGCTCGGAAGAGACCAATGTCGAGCTCGACCGCCTAGGCGGCGGCAGCTGGCAGGCGCGCAAAGCCAAGATGAAGGCGCGCATCCTCGCCATCGCCGGCGATCTGATCAAGATCGCCGCCGAACGGCAGTTGCGCGAAGCGCCCAAGATCACCGTCACCCCCGGCGCCTATGACGAATTCTGCGCCGGCTTCCCTTACGAAGAGACCGAAGACCAACTCACTGCGATCGACGCGGCGCTTGGCGACCTCGCCAAGGGCCGGCCGATGGACCGGCTGGTGTGCGGCGACGTCGGCTTCGGCAAGACCGAAGTCGCGCTGCGCGCGGCATTCGACGTCGCCATCAACGGCAAGCAGGTGGCGGTCATCGTGCCGACGACCTTGCTCGCGCGGCAGCACTTCAAGACATTCTCCGAACGCTTCCGCGGCTTCCCGGTGAACGTGGCGCAGGCTTCGCGTCTGGTGACGGCCAAGGAGCTTGCCGAGACCAAAGCCGGCCTGGCCGCCGGTACCGTCGACATCGTCGTCGGCACGCACGCGCTGCTCGGCCGTGGCATCAAGTTCAAGGACCTCGGCCTGCTGATCGTCGACGAGGAGCAGCATTTCGGCGTCACCCACAAGGAGAAGCTCAAGACGTTGCGCTCCGAGGTGCACGTGCTGACGCTGTCGGCGACGCCGATCCCGCGCACCTTGCAACTCGCGCTCACCGGCGTGCGCGACCTGTCGATCATCGCGTCGCCGCCGGTCGATCGTCTGGCGGTGCGCACCTTCGTCTCGCCGTTCGATCCGGTCACGGTGCGGGAAGCGCTGTTGCGCGAGAAATACCGCGGCGGCCAGTCCTTCTATGTCTGTCCGCGCATCGAGGATCTCGCCGGCGCCAAGGACTTCCTGGAAAAGAACGTACCGGAAGTGCGCGTCGCCGTGGCGCACGGCCAGATGCCGCCGACCGTGCTCGACGACATCATGTCCGCCTTCTACGACGGCAAGTTCGACGTGCTGCTGTCGACCACCATCGTCGAGTCGGGCCTCGACATTCCGCGCGCGAACACCTTGATCGTGCATCGCGCCGACATGTTCGGTCTGTCGCAGCTCTATCAGCTGCGCGGCCGGGTGGGGCGCTCGAAGCTGCGCGCCTATGCGCTGTTCACGCTGCCGGCGCAGAAGTCGATCACGCCGCAGGCCGAGCGCCGCCTCAAGGTGCTGCAGTCGCTCGACACGCTCGGCGCCGGCTTCCAGGTGGCGACGCACGATCTTGACATCCGCGGCGCCGGCAACCTGCTCGGCGAAGAGCAGTCCGGCCACATCAAGGAAGTCGGCTTCGAGCTCTATCAGCAGATGTTGGAAGAGGCGGTGGCGAGCCTCAAGGCCGGCATCACCGCGCCGGTCGAGGACCGCTGGGCGCCGCAGATCACCATCGGCACGCCGCTGCTCATTCCGGAGGACTACGTCGCCGATCTGTCGGTGCGGCTCGCGCTGTATCGTCGTTTGGCCGATATGGACGAAGAGGGCGAGATCGACTCCTTCGCGGCCGAACTGGTCGACCGTTTCGGCAAATTGCCGAAGGAAGTCGACGCCCTGTTGCAGGTCGTCGGCATCAAGGCGCTGTCGCGCAAGGCCAATATCGAGAAGGTCGACGCCGGCCCGAAGGGCGTGGTGCTCGCCTTCCGCGACAATCAGTTCGCCAATCCGGAAGGTCTCATCGGCTTCATCCGCGAATACGGCCCCGACGCCAAGATCCGCAACGACAAGAACGGTCAGCGGCTGGTCCTGCTCGACGATTGGGAGACGCCGGAAGCGCGGCTAAAGGGCACGGCGGCCATCCTGCGGCGGCTGGCCAAGATCGCCGGGCAGGCCAAGGCGGCGTGA
- a CDS encoding succinate dehydrogenase assembly factor 2, whose translation MTTGTQISSEGLDPRRRRLLFRAWHRGIREMDYIIGRFADAHLTVLNDSELDTFESWLEIPDQQMFAWVNGSEPTPAEVDGPLFRRLCDFHSKGLTTP comes from the coding sequence GTGACCACAGGCACCCAGATTTCGAGTGAAGGGCTGGACCCGCGCCGGCGGCGGCTCTTGTTCCGTGCCTGGCATCGCGGCATCCGCGAGATGGACTACATCATCGGCCGCTTCGCCGACGCCCACCTGACCGTTCTGAACGATTCGGAACTCGACACGTTCGAGAGTTGGCTGGAAATCCCCGATCAGCAGATGTTCGCCTGGGTGAACGGCTCGGAGCCCACGCCGGCCGAGGTTGACGGCCCGCTGTTCCGGCGCCTCTGCGACTTCCACAGTAAAGGCCTGACGACCCCGTGA
- a CDS encoding DUF2087 domain-containing protein, translating into MSRQALPFFADDVSNFARALRRELTQSDQENAAAPSHLTLLNMVARAGGYQNFQHFRAQAMARQQLDHASPGPATEPADFVAVGRLARYFDGEGRLARWPSKYSHRVLCLWVLWSRLEPRRVYTEAEINRALDEQHLFGDYALLRRDLCDESLMTRTVDGREYRRVEQTPPATPLALIRHLAQRLPA; encoded by the coding sequence ATGTCGAGACAAGCCCTTCCGTTCTTCGCGGACGATGTATCCAACTTCGCGCGCGCCCTCAGGCGAGAGCTCACGCAATCGGACCAAGAGAATGCCGCTGCGCCCAGCCATCTGACCTTGCTGAACATGGTGGCGCGCGCCGGCGGCTACCAGAACTTCCAGCACTTCCGCGCCCAGGCGATGGCGCGCCAGCAGCTCGATCACGCGTCGCCGGGACCGGCCACGGAACCCGCCGACTTCGTCGCGGTCGGCCGCCTGGCGCGGTACTTCGACGGCGAGGGGCGTCTTGCCCGTTGGCCGTCCAAGTACAGCCATCGCGTGTTGTGCCTGTGGGTGTTGTGGTCGCGGCTCGAGCCCCGGCGCGTCTACACCGAGGCTGAGATCAATCGCGCGCTGGATGAGCAGCATCTGTTCGGTGACTACGCGCTGCTGCGGCGTGACCTGTGCGATGAGAGCCTCATGACGCGCACTGTCGATGGCCGGGAATACCGGCGTGTCGAGCAGACGCCGCCGGCCACGCCGCTCGCGTTGATCCGGCACCTTGCCCAGCGTCTGCCGGCGTAA
- a CDS encoding MerR family transcriptional regulator — MKIGELAKRSGLSAHTIRYYERIGLVPRAYRDPSGQRNYDASILSWIEFLDRLKTTGMPIREMLRYAVLWQRGAGTEAQRRELLEQHRERVRAHVADLHACLLVLDTKIAGYAGLQQRTGEHDAARSRQQRKPPRTRQARAR; from the coding sequence GTGAAGATTGGCGAACTGGCGAAGCGATCAGGACTATCGGCCCACACCATCCGTTATTATGAGCGGATCGGGCTGGTTCCCCGCGCGTACAGGGATCCATCGGGTCAAAGAAACTATGACGCATCGATTCTGAGTTGGATCGAATTTCTCGATCGTTTGAAGACGACCGGAATGCCGATCCGAGAGATGCTGCGTTACGCGGTCCTGTGGCAACGCGGCGCCGGTACCGAGGCGCAGCGTCGCGAGTTGCTCGAACAGCACCGCGAGCGCGTCCGCGCTCATGTGGCCGATCTGCACGCCTGTCTTCTTGTCCTCGACACCAAGATCGCCGGTTACGCCGGCTTGCAACAAAGGACGGGAGAACATGACGCAGCACGGTCAAGACAACAGCGAAAGCCGCCTCGAACGCGGCAAGCGCGCGCTCGCTGA
- a CDS encoding carboxymuconolactone decarboxylase family protein, protein MTQHGQDNSESRLERGKRALAEIDGEAGNKVIASLADIAPDFARYILEFPFGDIYSRPGLDLRAREIATIAALTAMGNAAPQLKVHIEAGLNVGLSREEIVEVIMQMAVYAGFPAALNGLFAAKDVFASTARVATSG, encoded by the coding sequence ATGACGCAGCACGGTCAAGACAACAGCGAAAGCCGCCTCGAACGCGGCAAGCGCGCGCTCGCTGAAATTGATGGCGAGGCCGGCAACAAGGTCATCGCGTCTTTGGCCGATATCGCTCCGGATTTCGCGCGCTACATTCTCGAATTTCCGTTCGGCGATATTTACAGCCGTCCCGGCCTCGACCTGCGGGCCCGCGAGATTGCCACCATCGCCGCCCTGACGGCGATGGGCAACGCGGCCCCGCAATTGAAGGTTCACATCGAAGCGGGCTTGAACGTCGGCTTGAGCCGCGAGGAAATCGTCGAGGTGATCATGCAGATGGCGGTCTATGCCGGTTTCCCGGCGGCCCTGAATGGTTTGTTCGCGGCCAAGGACGTGTTCGCCTCGACAGCGCGCGTCGCTACTTCGGGATGA
- a CDS encoding Bug family tripartite tricarboxylate transporter substrate binding protein has product MVVRSGLALVFALFSLLAPAQAQDYPNRPITMVVAAAAGGPIDVFGRIFAEKLSDKLGQRVVIENVGGGGGTVGGQKVARATPDGYTVLLGTVATHTNPTLLVDKPPYDPVADFTPVALVSEIPLVLITRKDFPANTLKEFVAYAKANQSKMNYGSAGVGSAAHLGCVMLDNAMGTHIQHVPYRGTSLAMQDLVSGRLDFLCEIAVTAVQNINAGTVKGIAVLSPNRSPVLPNIPTAAEEGLPSVQAYTWTALFLPKDTPAPIAAKLQKAAAETMDTPGLKEEMEKLAATFVAPERRSSAYLGQFVKDELTKWGNAMRASGVIPK; this is encoded by the coding sequence GTGGTTGTACGGTCAGGTCTCGCACTCGTTTTCGCGTTGTTTTCCCTCCTGGCGCCGGCGCAGGCGCAGGACTATCCGAACCGGCCCATTACCATGGTCGTCGCCGCCGCGGCGGGCGGCCCGATCGACGTGTTCGGCCGCATCTTCGCGGAAAAGCTCTCCGACAAGCTCGGCCAGCGGGTCGTGATCGAGAACGTCGGCGGCGGCGGCGGCACCGTCGGCGGCCAGAAGGTCGCCCGCGCCACCCCCGACGGCTACACGGTGCTGCTCGGCACCGTCGCGACCCACACCAATCCGACGCTGCTCGTCGACAAGCCGCCTTACGACCCGGTCGCCGACTTCACGCCGGTGGCGCTGGTGTCGGAAATCCCGCTGGTGCTCATCACCCGCAAGGACTTCCCGGCCAATACGTTGAAGGAATTCGTCGCCTACGCCAAGGCGAACCAGAGCAAGATGAACTACGGCTCGGCCGGCGTCGGTTCCGCCGCGCATCTCGGCTGCGTGATGCTCGACAATGCGATGGGCACCCACATCCAGCACGTGCCGTATCGCGGCACGTCGCTGGCGATGCAAGACCTCGTCTCCGGCCGGCTCGACTTCCTGTGCGAGATTGCGGTGACCGCCGTGCAGAACATCAATGCCGGCACGGTGAAAGGCATCGCCGTGCTGTCGCCGAACCGCTCGCCGGTGCTGCCGAACATCCCGACCGCGGCGGAGGAGGGGCTTCCGTCCGTCCAGGCCTACACCTGGACCGCGCTGTTCCTGCCCAAGGACACGCCGGCCCCGATCGCCGCCAAGCTGCAGAAGGCCGCCGCGGAGACCATGGACACGCCCGGCCTGAAGGAGGAGATGGAGAAGCTCGCGGCGACCTTCGTTGCGCCGGAGCGGCGCTCGTCGGCCTATCTCGGCCAGTTCGTGAAAGACGAACTGACGAAGTGGGGCAACGCCATGCGCGCCAGCGGCGTCATCCCGAAGTAG
- the recG gene encoding ATP-dependent DNA helicase RecG produces MRPAVLSPLFASVTSLPGVGPKLERLYAKLLERDMPRVVDLLLHLPTGAIDRRARPKLNEVLPGQVVTVAVQVEEHRPAPRNRPRAPYRIVTSDDTGVTLTLTYFSARPDYLEKLLPVGETRYVSGTAEFYDGMLQMVHPDRVVDEQGFATLPLVEPVYPLTEGLALGNVRRAMEGALGKLPPLPEWQDAAWVSRERLPAFADALRAVHRPHEPHDLAPESLAWIRLAYDELLAGQLALALVRAHMRRIAGRGTSSEGRLRARILKALPYTLTHSQQKAVDDITTDLAKPHRMLRLLQGDVGSGKTVVAFSAAATVIEAGRQAAFMAPTEILARQHLKTIAPLAEAAGIRVALLTGRERGATRKEILDRLVLGDLDLIVGTHALFQDDVAFHDLALAVVDEQHRFGVHQRLALTQKGDAVDVLVLTATPIPRTLVLTYFGDMDISELREKPAGRQPIDTRTVPLDRLEEVEDAIGRAIGEGKRAYWVCPLVEESEKSDLAAAQQRYEELRQKFGDKVDLVHGQMKGADKDAAMARFASGQSQLLVATTVIEVGVDVPEATIIVIEHAERFGLAQIHQLRGRVGRGTGKSTCLLLFKAPLGETAKARLAILRETEDGFRIAEEDLRLRGEGDLLGTRQSGVPGFAVARLEVHGKYLGAARDDAALILSRDPQLQTERGEALRHLLYLFGKDEAIKLIRAG; encoded by the coding sequence ATGCGTCCCGCTGTCCTTAGTCCCCTGTTCGCCTCGGTGACCAGCCTGCCCGGCGTCGGTCCCAAGCTCGAGCGGCTGTACGCGAAGCTGCTCGAGCGCGACATGCCGCGCGTCGTCGATCTGCTGCTGCACCTGCCCACGGGCGCCATCGACCGCCGCGCGCGGCCGAAGCTGAACGAGGTTCTGCCCGGCCAGGTCGTCACGGTCGCCGTGCAGGTGGAGGAGCATCGCCCCGCGCCGCGCAACCGGCCGCGCGCGCCCTACCGCATCGTCACCAGCGACGACACCGGCGTCACGCTGACGCTCACGTATTTCAGCGCGCGGCCCGACTACCTCGAGAAGCTGCTGCCGGTCGGCGAGACGCGCTACGTCTCGGGCACCGCGGAGTTCTACGACGGCATGTTGCAGATGGTGCATCCCGACCGCGTCGTCGACGAGCAGGGCTTTGCGACGCTGCCGCTGGTCGAACCGGTCTATCCGCTGACCGAAGGCCTGGCGCTCGGCAATGTGCGCCGCGCCATGGAAGGCGCGCTCGGCAAACTGCCGCCGTTGCCGGAATGGCAGGACGCGGCCTGGGTGTCGCGCGAGCGCCTGCCCGCCTTCGCCGACGCGCTGCGCGCCGTGCACCGGCCGCACGAGCCGCACGACCTCGCGCCCGAAAGCCTCGCCTGGATCAGGCTCGCTTACGACGAACTGCTCGCCGGCCAGCTCGCGCTCGCTCTGGTGCGCGCGCATATGCGCCGCATCGCCGGCCGCGGCACGTCCAGCGAAGGCCGCCTGCGCGCGCGCATCCTCAAGGCGCTGCCTTACACCCTGACGCATTCGCAGCAGAAGGCGGTCGACGACATCACCACCGACCTCGCCAAGCCGCATCGCATGCTGCGGCTGCTGCAAGGCGATGTCGGCTCGGGCAAGACCGTGGTCGCTTTCTCGGCGGCCGCGACCGTGATCGAGGCCGGCCGGCAGGCGGCCTTCATGGCACCGACCGAGATCCTCGCTCGCCAGCATCTCAAGACCATCGCGCCCCTGGCGGAAGCCGCCGGTATCCGCGTCGCGCTGCTCACCGGCCGCGAGCGCGGCGCCACGCGCAAGGAGATCCTCGACCGCCTGGTGCTCGGCGACCTCGATCTTATCGTCGGCACGCATGCGCTGTTCCAGGATGACGTCGCCTTCCACGATCTCGCACTGGCCGTGGTCGACGAGCAGCACCGTTTCGGCGTGCACCAGCGCCTGGCGCTGACGCAGAAGGGCGACGCCGTCGATGTTCTCGTGCTCACCGCGACGCCGATCCCGCGCACGCTCGTGCTCACTTACTTCGGCGACATGGACATCTCGGAACTGCGCGAGAAGCCCGCCGGCCGTCAGCCGATCGATACCCGCACGGTGCCGCTCGACCGCCTCGAAGAGGTCGAGGACGCCATCGGCCGCGCCATCGGCGAAGGCAAACGCGCTTACTGGGTCTGCCCGCTGGTCGAGGAATCCGAGAAGAGCGATCTGGCCGCCGCGCAGCAACGCTACGAGGAGCTGCGCCAGAAGTTCGGCGACAAGGTCGATCTCGTGCACGGCCAGATGAAAGGCGCCGACAAGGATGCCGCCATGGCGCGCTTTGCGTCGGGGCAATCGCAGCTGCTCGTCGCCACCACGGTGATCGAGGTCGGCGTCGACGTGCCGGAAGCGACCATCATCGTCATCGAGCACGCCGAGCGCTTCGGCCTCGCACAGATCCATCAGTTGCGCGGCCGCGTCGGCCGCGGCACCGGCAAATCGACGTGCCTCTTGCTGTTCAAGGCGCCGCTCGGCGAAACGGCCAAGGCGCGGCTCGCGATCCTGCGCGAGACGGAAGACGGCTTCCGTATCGCCGAGGAGGATTTGCGTCTGCGCGGCGAAGGCGATCTGCTCGGCACGCGGCAAAGCGGCGTGCCGGGCTTTGCCGTCGCCCGCCTCGAGGTGCACGGCAAATATCTCGGCGCCGCGCGCGACGACGCGGCGCTGATCCTGTCGCGCGACCCCCAGCTACAGACCGAACGGGGCGAAGCGCTGCGCCACCTGCTCTATCTGTTCGGCAAGGACGAAGCCATCAAGCTGATCCGCGCCGGATGA
- a CDS encoding DUF3597 domain-containing protein: MSIFGNIMSAIFGSSSAKAAQPAAAPASSGGAAAGTATMPQVDVAAVLSDIASKNKEKLDWRKSIVDLMKLLGLDSSLSARKELAKELGYTGDTNDSATMNVWLHKQVMQKLAENGGKVPDDLKH, encoded by the coding sequence ATGAGCATCTTCGGAAACATCATGTCGGCGATTTTCGGATCGAGCAGCGCCAAAGCGGCGCAGCCCGCGGCGGCGCCAGCTTCGAGCGGCGGCGCGGCGGCAGGGACCGCGACCATGCCTCAGGTCGATGTCGCGGCGGTGCTGAGCGATATCGCATCCAAGAACAAGGAGAAGCTCGATTGGCGCAAGTCGATCGTCGACCTGATGAAGCTTCTCGGCTTGGACAGCAGCCTCTCGGCGCGCAAGGAGCTCGCCAAGGAACTGGGCTATACCGGCGACACGAACGACTCCGCCACCATGAACGTCTGGCTGCATAAGCAGGTCATGCAAAAGCTCGCCGAGAACGGCGGCAAGGTGCCGGACGATCTCAAGCACTGA
- a CDS encoding GlsB/YeaQ/YmgE family stress response membrane protein, translated as MNIIWIIVIGFIAGVIARWLTPGPNPMGFIVTTVLGIAGAFVATFIGQSIGWYRLDQGAGLVGATVGAVIVLFIWNRIAVKRQS; from the coding sequence ATGAACATCATTTGGATAATCGTTATCGGGTTCATTGCCGGTGTGATCGCACGCTGGCTGACGCCCGGCCCCAATCCCATGGGTTTCATCGTCACGACCGTGCTCGGCATCGCCGGCGCGTTCGTTGCCACTTTCATCGGCCAGTCGATTGGCTGGTACCGCCTCGATCAAGGCGCCGGCTTGGTCGGCGCCACCGTGGGCGCCGTCATTGTCCTTTTCATCTGGAATCGGATCGCGGTGAAACGCCAAAGCTGA
- a CDS encoding YidB family protein yields the protein MGLLDVLNGMQNGPRGQREPNTASGGMSPITMAILGLLAYKAVKHFTNQPGAAPSTSNQSAGPAAANQSAGPAAAPGQGGGDLGSLLNGGLGGLLGGSGAGGLGNLLQGGLGGLLAGGAAGSVLSGGLNDLLKQLQQSGQGDVAKSWVSNEPNQTISPDDLANALGADRIDALTAQTGMSRDELLAGLSQHLPEVVNQLTPHGRVPTEQEMSI from the coding sequence ATGGGTCTGCTTGATGTGCTCAACGGGATGCAGAATGGACCGCGCGGCCAAAGAGAGCCTAATACCGCAAGCGGCGGCATGTCGCCGATCACGATGGCGATCCTCGGTCTGCTCGCTTACAAGGCGGTGAAGCACTTCACCAATCAGCCGGGTGCTGCGCCTTCGACCTCTAATCAAAGTGCCGGCCCTGCGGCGGCTAATCAAAGTGCCGGCCCTGCGGCGGCGCCGGGCCAAGGCGGCGGCGATCTTGGCAGTCTGCTGAACGGCGGCCTGGGCGGCTTGCTAGGTGGCAGCGGTGCGGGCGGCCTCGGCAACTTATTGCAAGGCGGTTTGGGCGGCCTGCTCGCAGGCGGCGCCGCCGGCAGCGTTTTGAGCGGCGGTCTGAACGATTTGCTCAAGCAGCTTCAACAGAGCGGCCAAGGCGACGTCGCGAAGTCCTGGGTCAGCAACGAACCGAACCAGACCATTTCGCCGGACGATCTCGCGAATGCGCTGGGCGCCGACCGCATCGATGCGCTGACGGCACAAACCGGAATGTCGCGCGATGAGCTTCTTGCCGGTCTCAGCCAGCACCTGCCCGAAGTCGTCAATCAGTTGACGCCGCACGGTCGCGTGCCGACCGAGCAGGAAATGTCGATCTGA
- a CDS encoding DUF805 domain-containing protein, with protein sequence MNFQEAIKSGFRNYLTFSGRAPRSEFWFWVLFEVLVSIVANILDVAIFPFSDVSPLNAIVSVALFLPSLAVSVRRLHDIDRTGWWVLISLTVIGVVLLLIWNCLRGTIGANRFGPDPLAGQAP encoded by the coding sequence ATGAACTTTCAAGAGGCAATCAAATCCGGCTTCCGTAACTACCTGACCTTTTCCGGCCGGGCGCCACGCTCGGAGTTTTGGTTCTGGGTCTTGTTCGAGGTCCTGGTGTCGATCGTCGCCAACATCCTCGATGTGGCGATCTTTCCGTTCAGCGACGTATCGCCTCTCAACGCCATCGTTTCGGTCGCCCTGTTCCTGCCGAGCCTGGCGGTGTCAGTCCGCCGTCTGCACGATATCGACCGCACCGGCTGGTGGGTGCTCATCTCGCTCACCGTCATCGGCGTCGTGCTGCTGCTCATCTGGAACTGTCTGCGCGGCACCATCGGCGCCAATCGCTTCGGCCCCGATCCGCTGGCGGGTCAGGCCCCCTGA